The Mycolicibacterium smegmatis genome has a window encoding:
- a CDS encoding response regulator, protein MRVVVAEDEIILREGLCSLLAQEGFDVVAQADTADGLLAAVRDKNPDLALVDIRMPPRHSTEGIDAAKIIQQEFPRTAILVLSAHIDAQHAKELLRSGRPVGYLLKSRVASKSVLLDAIRRVADGESVLDSTFVQELVSGARHNDPLDTLTRREHEVLMLMAEGLSNAGIARRLVVAETTVEKHIGNILAKLNLIDGEDTHRRVAAVLRYLEAR, encoded by the coding sequence ATGCGCGTTGTCGTGGCAGAAGACGAAATCATCCTGCGCGAAGGGCTGTGCAGCCTGCTCGCACAAGAGGGGTTCGACGTGGTGGCACAGGCTGACACCGCTGACGGGTTGCTCGCCGCGGTGCGCGACAAGAACCCGGATCTCGCCCTGGTCGACATCAGGATGCCGCCACGGCACAGTACAGAAGGGATCGACGCGGCCAAGATCATCCAACAGGAGTTCCCGCGTACGGCGATCTTGGTGCTGTCCGCTCACATTGACGCCCAACACGCCAAAGAGCTTCTGCGCAGCGGGCGTCCGGTAGGCTACCTGCTCAAGAGCCGGGTCGCGAGCAAGAGTGTGTTGCTCGACGCAATCCGCCGAGTGGCCGACGGCGAATCGGTCCTCGATTCCACCTTTGTGCAGGAACTGGTCTCGGGAGCACGTCACAACGATCCGCTGGACACCCTGACCCGACGCGAGCACGAGGTTCTCATGCTGATGGCCGAAGGGCTCTCCAATGCCGGCATCGCGCGACGTCTCGTCGTGGCCGAGACCACGGTCGAAAAACATATCGGGAACATCCTGGCGAAGCTGAACCTTATCGACGGCGAGGACACCCATCGTCGCGTGGCCGCTGTGCTCCGGTATCTGGAAGCCCGATAG
- a CDS encoding GMC family oxidoreductase, producing MASEPGYDFVIVGAGTAGCVLAARLSAQEDVRVLLIEAGSATLPPASAAPPQWQTLLGSSADWGGPTAVQDTLGRAIHVARGRGFGGSSAINAMMFARGHRESYDDWPEGWRFDDLLPYFMRSEASRGGNPALRGKNGPLRVGPASPVNPLLAAALDAAVECGYAAAEDISSGDETGFGAADLTIDGRRRQTAADAYLVPAMDRPNLDVISDAVVHRLVISEGRCTGVEFHRSSSPSSTCVRSVGEIVLAAGAIGSAQLLMVSGVGPEAHLRDVGVDVVHHLPGVGANFQDHPLSGVIYTAAQPIPTPEHNHGEVMGLIRTASAGAPDLQILMVDSTEVTGLDIPNAYLFGVSAMQPHSRGRVRLTGPTVNAAPLVDPNYLIDERDWKTMLEGFRIAREIGAAAAMAPWCGGELAPGPAVADDESLRRFICDSLSSYYHSSGTCAMGDSDESVVDTALRVHGLAGLRVADASVMPSLPSNNPMATVYGIAERAADLIGG from the coding sequence ATGGCATCGGAACCGGGTTACGACTTCGTCATCGTGGGCGCCGGCACCGCGGGATGTGTTCTCGCGGCCCGTCTCAGCGCACAGGAGGACGTCCGGGTGTTGCTCATCGAGGCCGGAAGCGCGACGCTACCGCCTGCGAGCGCGGCGCCGCCGCAGTGGCAGACCCTGCTCGGGAGTTCGGCGGACTGGGGCGGCCCCACCGCGGTCCAGGACACCCTGGGGCGCGCGATACATGTCGCCCGAGGGCGCGGGTTCGGCGGGTCCTCCGCGATCAACGCGATGATGTTCGCGCGGGGTCACCGCGAGAGCTACGACGACTGGCCCGAGGGTTGGCGGTTCGACGACCTGCTGCCGTACTTCATGCGCAGTGAGGCCTCTCGTGGCGGTAACCCGGCACTGCGAGGCAAGAACGGCCCGTTGCGCGTCGGTCCCGCCTCGCCGGTCAACCCACTGCTGGCCGCGGCGCTCGATGCAGCGGTCGAATGCGGCTATGCCGCAGCAGAAGACATCAGCAGCGGCGACGAAACCGGTTTCGGTGCGGCGGATCTGACCATCGACGGACGCAGGCGCCAGACCGCCGCAGACGCGTATCTGGTGCCGGCGATGGACCGCCCCAATCTCGACGTGATCTCCGACGCCGTCGTGCACCGGCTCGTGATCTCCGAGGGCCGCTGCACCGGAGTGGAGTTCCACCGCAGCTCGAGTCCATCATCAACCTGTGTGCGGTCGGTTGGCGAGATTGTGCTGGCGGCCGGCGCGATCGGTTCCGCGCAGCTTTTGATGGTGTCCGGTGTGGGCCCAGAGGCGCACCTTCGCGACGTGGGCGTCGACGTCGTCCATCACCTGCCCGGGGTCGGCGCAAACTTCCAGGACCATCCGCTCAGCGGTGTCATATACACTGCGGCGCAGCCGATTCCGACGCCGGAGCACAACCACGGTGAGGTGATGGGCCTGATCCGCACGGCGTCTGCGGGCGCACCGGATCTGCAGATCCTGATGGTCGATTCGACCGAGGTGACCGGACTGGACATTCCCAACGCGTATCTCTTCGGCGTCTCCGCGATGCAACCGCACAGTCGCGGGCGGGTTCGGCTCACGGGACCGACGGTCAACGCCGCGCCGTTGGTCGATCCGAACTACCTCATTGACGAGCGTGACTGGAAGACGATGCTCGAGGGCTTCCGCATCGCTCGCGAAATCGGCGCCGCGGCCGCGATGGCGCCGTGGTGCGGTGGCGAACTCGCCCCGGGACCCGCGGTGGCAGACGATGAATCGTTGCGACGATTCATCTGCGACTCCCTCAGCTCGTACTACCACTCGTCAGGCACGTGCGCCATGGGAGACTCGGACGAGTCGGTGGTCGACACGGCACTGCGCGTGCACGGTCTCGCGGGTCTGCGTGTGGCGGATGCGTCCGTCATGCCGTCCCTGCCGTCGAACAACCCGATGGCAACGGTTTACGGCATCGCCGAGCGTGCAGCCGATCTGATCGGCGGCTGA
- a CDS encoding L-serine ammonia-lyase — MTVSVFDLFSVGIGPSSSHTVGPMRAAARFADELDAIGALNAVATIDVDLYGSLAATGAGHGTMSAILLGLEGSRPETIESESKDRRIEQIRAEGRIRVGGRVEITLSENDIRLHPETVLPTHSNGMRLSAAGSDGRPLHAQTYFSVGGGFIVAEGADELGQSHGSEDGDVTFSSAAELLALADKFDSPISSVMLAFETETRSEDEVRARLLHIRDVMFECMERGITRDGFLPGTLRVRRRARDWYQRLLTDDPGRDPVYAEDWVNLVALAVNEENASGGRIVTAPTNGAAGIIPAVLYYALHYTPQGAADPDDASVRFLLTAGAIGSLYKERASISGAEVGCQGEVGSAASMAAAGLAEILGGTPAQVENAAEIAMEHSLGLTCDPIGGLVQIPCIERNAISAGKAINAARMALRGDGTHRVSLDQVIETMRSTGRDMSAKYKETSTGGLATAVPVNVVEC, encoded by the coding sequence ATGACCGTCAGCGTGTTCGATCTGTTCAGCGTCGGTATCGGTCCCTCGAGTTCGCACACCGTGGGCCCCATGCGAGCGGCCGCGCGGTTTGCCGACGAGCTCGACGCCATCGGTGCGCTCAATGCGGTCGCAACCATCGACGTCGACCTCTATGGATCGCTGGCCGCGACCGGCGCGGGCCACGGGACCATGTCGGCAATTCTCTTGGGTCTGGAGGGTTCTCGGCCCGAGACGATCGAATCAGAATCCAAGGACCGGCGCATCGAGCAAATACGCGCCGAAGGCCGCATCCGCGTCGGTGGACGTGTCGAGATCACGCTTTCCGAGAACGACATCCGGTTACATCCCGAGACTGTCCTGCCCACGCACTCCAACGGTATGCGGTTGTCCGCGGCCGGATCCGACGGGCGCCCGCTACATGCGCAGACATACTTCTCGGTCGGCGGAGGTTTCATCGTCGCCGAAGGTGCCGACGAACTCGGGCAAAGTCACGGATCGGAAGACGGCGACGTCACGTTCAGCTCCGCTGCCGAATTGCTGGCCCTCGCCGACAAATTCGACTCCCCCATCAGCTCGGTCATGCTCGCGTTCGAAACCGAGACCAGAAGCGAGGATGAGGTCAGGGCGCGTCTGCTGCACATCCGCGACGTGATGTTCGAATGCATGGAGCGCGGGATCACCCGCGACGGCTTCCTCCCCGGCACGTTGAGGGTGCGCCGGCGTGCCCGCGACTGGTACCAACGCCTACTCACCGACGATCCCGGCCGGGACCCCGTCTACGCCGAAGACTGGGTCAACCTTGTCGCGCTTGCAGTCAACGAGGAGAACGCGTCCGGCGGCCGCATCGTCACCGCTCCCACCAACGGCGCCGCCGGCATCATCCCGGCAGTCCTCTACTACGCACTGCACTACACACCCCAGGGCGCGGCGGACCCCGACGACGCGAGCGTCCGATTCCTCCTGACCGCTGGGGCGATCGGCTCGTTGTACAAAGAACGCGCCTCGATCTCGGGCGCGGAGGTCGGATGTCAGGGAGAGGTCGGTTCTGCGGCCTCCATGGCCGCTGCCGGGCTCGCCGAAATCCTCGGAGGCACGCCCGCGCAGGTCGAGAACGCCGCCGAGATCGCCATGGAACACAGCCTGGGACTGACCTGCGACCCGATCGGGGGTCTGGTGCAGATCCCGTGCATAGAACGCAACGCCATCTCGGCGGGAAAGGCGATCAACGCAGCGCGAATGGCGTTGCGCGGCGACGGAACTCACCGCGTGAGCCTCGACCAGGTGATCGAGACGATGCGCAGCACCGGGCGTGACATGAGTGCCAAGTACAAGGAGACATCGACCGGTGGACTGGCGACGGCCGTGCCGGTGAACGTCGTGGAGTGCTGA
- a CDS encoding transporter substrate-binding domain-containing protein — protein sequence MRLRQATIFCAALLSLSTLAAGCTSEPTPDPSPLRHITESKTLRVCSTGDYRPFTFRDPQGAWSGMDIDLADDMARRLGVEVDMVQTTWANLVGDLNDRCDIAMGGISITLKRAQEAVYSAPYLRDGKAAIVRCADASRFRSLQDIDRPGTRVVVNPGGTNEEFAKGNLKQATIIDHPDNNTIFGEISAGHADAMITDASEIRFQTAQDRTLCGVSTDRPFTFEQKAYLLPAAAIDTARWVDEWLNIVQHDGTYDRISQKWLGRVVGP from the coding sequence GTGCGCCTCAGACAAGCGACCATCTTCTGTGCCGCCCTGCTGTCGCTGTCCACACTGGCCGCAGGGTGCACATCGGAACCGACGCCAGACCCGAGCCCCCTCCGGCACATCACCGAATCGAAGACCCTGAGAGTCTGCAGCACCGGCGACTACCGCCCGTTCACCTTCCGTGACCCGCAGGGAGCCTGGAGCGGGATGGACATCGACCTCGCCGACGATATGGCACGTCGCCTCGGCGTCGAGGTCGACATGGTGCAGACGACGTGGGCCAACCTGGTCGGCGACCTCAACGACCGGTGCGACATCGCGATGGGCGGCATCAGCATCACGCTGAAACGCGCGCAGGAGGCGGTGTACTCGGCGCCGTACCTGCGCGACGGCAAAGCCGCCATCGTGCGCTGTGCCGACGCGTCACGATTCCGTTCGCTGCAGGACATCGATCGTCCGGGTACACGCGTCGTCGTCAATCCCGGTGGCACCAACGAGGAGTTCGCGAAAGGCAACCTCAAACAGGCCACGATCATCGACCATCCCGACAACAACACCATTTTCGGCGAGATCAGCGCCGGACACGCGGACGCGATGATCACCGACGCCAGCGAGATACGGTTCCAGACCGCGCAGGACCGCACGCTGTGTGGTGTGTCCACCGATCGACCGTTCACGTTCGAGCAGAAGGCGTACCTTCTGCCGGCCGCGGCGATTGATACCGCCCGGTGGGTCGACGAGTGGCTCAACATCGTCCAGCACGACGGCACCTACGACCGGATCAGCCAGAAGTGGCTGGGCCGCGTCGTCGGGCCGTGA
- a CDS encoding haloacid dehalogenase type II: MALRALVFDVFGTLVDWRSGVADAFRSAGVVGDPDDLADAWRARYRPILDEVNDGLRPWGNFDELHLATLQDVLSERDIALSPDQLTSLVHAWHRLDPWPDVRDGLELLRSNFLIAPLSNGHVRLVVDLARHGDLRFDCILSAELAHAYKPAPETYLTAAHLLDVDPSEVMLVAAHPSDLAGARAAGLRTAFIDRPLEHGPATPKRSDRKADVSAADLHELARLLGDEGKA, translated from the coding sequence ATGGCTCTACGCGCACTGGTTTTCGATGTCTTCGGAACCCTTGTCGACTGGCGCTCGGGCGTCGCCGATGCCTTCCGCTCCGCGGGTGTGGTGGGCGACCCCGACGACCTCGCCGATGCGTGGCGGGCCCGGTACCGCCCGATCCTCGACGAGGTCAACGACGGTCTGCGGCCGTGGGGGAACTTCGACGAGCTTCACCTGGCGACGCTTCAGGACGTGCTGAGCGAGCGGGACATCGCGTTGTCGCCGGATCAATTGACTTCTCTTGTGCATGCGTGGCACCGGCTCGATCCGTGGCCGGACGTCCGGGACGGGCTAGAACTGTTGCGCAGCAATTTCCTCATCGCACCGTTGTCCAATGGGCACGTGAGGCTGGTCGTGGATCTCGCCCGTCACGGCGACCTGCGGTTCGACTGCATACTCTCGGCCGAACTGGCGCACGCCTACAAGCCCGCACCCGAGACGTATCTGACCGCGGCACACCTTCTCGACGTCGATCCCTCGGAGGTGATGCTGGTGGCCGCGCATCCGTCCGACCTTGCCGGCGCCCGCGCAGCCGGGCTTCGCACCGCGTTCATCGACCGTCCCCTTGAGCACGGGCCGGCCACGCCGAAGCGGTCCGACCGCAAGGCGGACGTCTCCGCCGCCGACCTGCACGAGCTGGCGAGGCTGCTCGGCGACGAAGGGAAGGCCTAA
- a CDS encoding dihydrofolate reductase family protein, producing the protein MAQLLKVQNFNVSQDGFGAADNQCFERPFGDVDPNRMFAWAGATASWPNRTDSGGSRGLDDYFTRDFANNIGAEIMGRNKFSPHRGPWADHEWRGWWGDEPPFHTPVFVLTHHPRPSFTLSDTTFHFIDADPHTALRLARKAAQGKDVRLGGGASTVREFLDAGLIDTLHVAVSPAVTIGSGSRLWETPEELLDRYHLEVVPSSSGVLHHLFWRR; encoded by the coding sequence GTGGCCCAGCTGCTCAAGGTGCAGAACTTCAACGTGTCGCAGGACGGTTTCGGCGCCGCCGACAACCAGTGCTTCGAACGTCCGTTCGGCGACGTCGATCCGAACAGGATGTTCGCGTGGGCGGGGGCCACGGCGAGCTGGCCCAACCGCACCGACTCAGGCGGCAGCCGCGGCCTGGACGACTACTTCACCCGCGATTTCGCGAACAACATCGGCGCGGAGATCATGGGGCGCAACAAGTTCAGTCCGCACCGTGGTCCGTGGGCCGATCACGAGTGGCGAGGCTGGTGGGGTGACGAGCCGCCCTTCCATACCCCGGTATTCGTCTTGACGCATCACCCGCGTCCGTCGTTCACGTTGTCGGATACGACGTTCCATTTCATCGATGCCGACCCGCACACCGCGCTGCGACTCGCGCGGAAGGCCGCGCAGGGCAAAGACGTTCGCCTCGGTGGCGGCGCGAGCACGGTTCGCGAGTTCCTCGACGCCGGCCTGATCGACACGCTCCACGTCGCGGTTTCACCTGCGGTCACCATCGGGTCTGGTTCGAGACTCTGGGAAACACCTGAGGAACTGCTCGATCGGTACCACCTCGAGGTGGTACCGAGTTCCAGTGGCGTCCTGCACCACTTGTTCTGGCGACGCTGA
- a CDS encoding TetR/AcrR family transcriptional regulator, which translates to MANPTRRTRSDALQNRARILEVAAKAFAEQGLDTAPAAIAKLAGVGIGTLYRHFPTRETLIDAAYRHQLTRVCDAVADLAARHPGDEATRRWMERFIDYATAKSGMSEALNAVIASGADPFADSLSMLTEAVGTLLEAGRRDHTLRTDVTAGDVLLFMGGIAYAAQHGTRDQARRLVDLFIDALTKDTRPDT; encoded by the coding sequence ATGGCCAACCCGACGCGCCGCACGAGGAGCGATGCCCTTCAGAATCGGGCCCGCATCCTCGAGGTGGCCGCCAAGGCATTCGCCGAGCAGGGACTGGACACCGCCCCGGCCGCCATCGCCAAACTGGCCGGCGTCGGCATAGGCACACTCTACCGCCACTTCCCCACCCGCGAGACCCTCATCGACGCCGCGTACCGCCATCAGCTCACGCGAGTGTGCGACGCGGTCGCCGACCTCGCCGCACGGCATCCTGGCGACGAGGCCACCCGCAGGTGGATGGAGCGCTTCATCGACTACGCCACCGCCAAAAGTGGTATGTCCGAGGCGCTCAACGCGGTCATCGCTTCCGGGGCCGACCCGTTTGCCGACAGCCTTTCGATGCTCACCGAAGCGGTCGGCACACTCCTGGAGGCAGGACGCCGCGACCACACCCTGCGCACGGATGTCACTGCAGGCGACGTCCTGCTCTTCATGGGTGGCATCGCCTACGCCGCACAACACGGCACGCGGGACCAGGCCCGCCGATTGGTCGATCTCTTCATCGACGCGCTGACCAAGGACACGCGCCCAGACACATGA
- a CDS encoding GAF domain-containing sensor histidine kinase gives MADRRRNLRELVETQAALRRLAVLIARDTPPSDVFTAVTGEVRRRYGAATARMVRFESDGTATMVANVGTIGPHVRVGGPWTGYPECGLTQKVWNTGRSARVDDYREVPGGEPYVSEGLVSGVAVPIYVAGRLWGFIAIGSVTGPLPADVERCLAEFTGLTATAIATAQSRAEIRASRTRIVAAFDNARKRLERDLHDGAQQHLVSLALRVAMLSDCPGVSDSIRNQLKELSIGLDTVIGDLRELARGIHPAILSQAGLEPALRALAARSVLPVELRLGVPDRLPTSIESGAYYIAAEALANATKHAHATRVRIEAELGGAMLHVAVIDDGIGGADVRSGTGLLGLHDRAEALGGRLSVLSPTGGGTHIQFDIDCAATNVCCG, from the coding sequence ATGGCTGACCGGCGGCGCAACCTTCGCGAGCTGGTCGAGACCCAAGCCGCGCTTCGACGCCTGGCGGTCCTGATCGCGCGGGACACCCCGCCATCGGACGTGTTCACCGCGGTGACCGGGGAGGTCCGCCGGCGCTACGGCGCTGCCACGGCCCGCATGGTGCGCTTTGAGTCCGACGGCACGGCGACGATGGTCGCGAATGTCGGGACCATCGGCCCCCATGTCCGAGTGGGTGGGCCTTGGACCGGTTACCCGGAATGCGGGTTGACGCAGAAGGTGTGGAACACGGGCCGGTCGGCCCGGGTCGACGACTACCGCGAGGTCCCCGGCGGGGAGCCGTACGTGAGCGAAGGGTTGGTCAGCGGGGTCGCGGTCCCGATATACGTCGCAGGCAGGCTATGGGGGTTCATCGCGATCGGTTCGGTGACCGGGCCCCTTCCCGCCGACGTGGAGCGGTGCCTCGCGGAGTTCACCGGCCTGACCGCCACGGCAATCGCCACCGCACAGAGCCGTGCGGAGATCCGTGCGTCACGCACTCGCATCGTCGCGGCCTTCGACAATGCACGTAAGCGACTCGAACGCGACCTTCACGACGGTGCGCAACAACACCTCGTGAGCTTGGCGCTACGCGTCGCGATGCTGTCAGACTGCCCAGGCGTCAGCGACAGCATTCGAAACCAGTTGAAGGAGCTGTCAATCGGTCTCGATACGGTCATCGGCGATCTTCGTGAACTCGCCCGCGGTATCCACCCGGCGATCCTCTCGCAAGCGGGCCTCGAGCCCGCACTGCGTGCGCTGGCCGCCCGCTCGGTGTTACCGGTCGAGCTCCGGTTGGGTGTCCCGGACCGGCTGCCGACGTCGATCGAATCGGGAGCGTACTACATTGCGGCGGAGGCGCTGGCCAACGCGACCAAGCACGCGCACGCTACGCGCGTGCGGATCGAGGCCGAACTCGGCGGCGCCATGTTGCACGTCGCGGTCATCGACGACGGGATCGGTGGCGCAGACGTCCGGTCCGGCACGGGGCTGCTGGGTTTGCATGATCGGGCCGAGGCCTTGGGCGGGCGATTGTCGGTCCTGAGTCCGACCGGAGGGGGCACCCACATCCAGTTCGACATCGACTGCGCTGCAACGAATGTGTGCTGCGGCTGA
- a CDS encoding LLM class flavin-dependent oxidoreductase: MQISCAFATASDTPNHVALAESLGYRRAWLYDSPAVITDVWMTLARCAERTTRIGLGPGVLVPSLRHPMVNASAIAELATLAPGRVAVAVGTGFTGRLALGHRPIRWSDVADYVRCLKTLLAGETAEWEGARIRMLQLPGFGAPRPLRVPLLIAADGSRGRAVATELADGVFSVLPPRPTGPGVPNRRSQLVFGTVLSDGEDLASSRVVETLASSAVLHYHRVYLLGGSAAVDELPGGRSWRKAVESYPADERHLAIHLVQPDRRHRPHLDSLIRPGMLVGTGAHVAKLIARYRAAGVTEIVYQPAGPDIERELHAFADAAGLTIGRRHTVCPLAST; the protein is encoded by the coding sequence ATGCAGATCTCGTGTGCATTCGCCACCGCGTCGGACACCCCGAACCACGTCGCACTTGCCGAATCCCTCGGATACCGGCGCGCGTGGCTGTACGACTCGCCCGCCGTCATCACGGACGTCTGGATGACGTTGGCTCGGTGCGCCGAACGCACCACGCGCATCGGACTCGGCCCCGGCGTCCTGGTACCGAGCCTGCGCCACCCGATGGTGAACGCGTCTGCCATCGCTGAACTTGCCACCCTGGCACCGGGTCGGGTGGCGGTCGCCGTCGGAACGGGATTCACGGGGCGGCTTGCGCTGGGCCATCGACCCATCCGATGGAGCGACGTGGCCGACTACGTTCGATGCTTGAAGACGCTTCTCGCCGGGGAGACCGCCGAGTGGGAGGGTGCGAGGATCCGCATGCTTCAACTGCCCGGATTCGGTGCGCCTCGCCCGCTCCGAGTGCCTCTTCTGATCGCGGCCGACGGGTCACGGGGACGGGCCGTCGCCACCGAACTCGCCGACGGCGTGTTCTCGGTCCTGCCTCCCCGGCCGACCGGGCCTGGCGTCCCGAATCGACGCTCCCAGTTGGTGTTCGGCACCGTGCTCTCCGACGGAGAAGATCTGGCCTCTTCGCGCGTGGTGGAAACGCTTGCGTCGTCGGCGGTGTTGCACTATCACAGGGTCTATCTCCTCGGAGGCTCCGCGGCAGTTGACGAGCTTCCGGGCGGACGCAGCTGGCGCAAGGCCGTAGAGAGCTACCCCGCCGACGAGCGTCACCTTGCCATACACCTCGTACAACCCGATCGACGCCATCGGCCGCACCTCGACAGCCTCATCCGGCCCGGCATGCTCGTCGGTACCGGGGCGCACGTGGCGAAGCTGATCGCGCGCTACCGTGCGGCCGGTGTCACCGAAATCGTCTACCAGCCCGCCGGTCCCGACATCGAGCGAGAGCTCCATGCATTCGCCGACGCCGCGGGACTGACCATCGGCCGAAGACACACCGTGTGTCCACTGGCCAGCACGTAG
- a CDS encoding SDR family oxidoreductase, with protein sequence MTARSDQAVRHWFITGASGGLGHHLAECALRQGDRVTATVRRATALADLCDAYGDRLTVEVLDLAEPHDIAPVIERTLLAGPVDIVVNNAGYVVVGAAEEMTVEQIRDQIDVLLMAPMLITRAFLKPMREQGGGRIIQISSMGGQVAVPTHSAYHAAKWGLEGFTESVSREVAEFGIRLTLVEPGGTRTGFASAMQYTVESEPYRQTAVGQTRRVLENADDTAFAGDPAKIAAVIYDSTRNPDPPLRLTLGDDSYHAIRVGLTERLAALDESRELSASVAFTD encoded by the coding sequence ATGACCGCACGTTCTGACCAGGCCGTTCGGCACTGGTTCATCACAGGTGCCTCAGGTGGACTGGGGCACCATCTCGCCGAATGCGCCCTGCGGCAAGGCGACCGCGTGACCGCGACCGTCCGGCGCGCCACGGCCCTGGCCGATCTGTGCGACGCCTACGGGGACCGGTTGACCGTCGAGGTCCTCGACCTCGCCGAGCCGCACGACATCGCGCCGGTCATCGAGCGGACACTGCTCGCCGGTCCGGTGGACATCGTGGTGAACAATGCCGGCTACGTGGTCGTCGGCGCCGCCGAGGAAATGACGGTCGAGCAGATCCGCGACCAGATCGACGTTCTCCTGATGGCCCCGATGCTCATCACCCGTGCGTTCTTGAAACCGATGCGTGAGCAGGGCGGCGGCCGGATCATCCAGATCTCCAGCATGGGCGGTCAGGTCGCGGTCCCGACGCACAGTGCCTATCACGCCGCCAAATGGGGTTTGGAGGGATTCACCGAGAGCGTCAGCCGTGAGGTCGCCGAGTTCGGAATCCGCCTCACCCTTGTCGAACCCGGCGGCACCCGCACCGGTTTCGCCTCAGCGATGCAGTACACCGTCGAGTCGGAGCCGTACCGGCAGACTGCGGTCGGCCAGACCCGACGTGTGCTGGAGAACGCCGACGACACCGCTTTCGCCGGTGACCCGGCCAAGATCGCCGCCGTCATCTACGACTCGACCCGCAACCCGGACCCGCCGCTGCGCCTCACGCTCGGCGACGACAGCTACCACGCGATCCGCGTGGGACTCACGGAACGCCTTGCGGCACTTGATGAGAGCAGAGAGCTTTCCGCGTCGGTGGCTTTCACGGACTGA
- a CDS encoding RNA-binding S4 domain-containing protein, producing the protein MESTRIDRWLWAVRLTKTRPDAAAACRGGHVRVNDRVAKPSTTVAPGDEVRARLGDRTRIVEVVRVIQKRVGAADAVTCYLDRSPALPPAVTVPVAVRDRGAGRPTKRDRRLLDKWRSGQI; encoded by the coding sequence ATGGAGTCGACACGCATAGACCGGTGGCTGTGGGCGGTGCGGCTGACCAAGACCCGGCCGGACGCCGCGGCGGCATGCCGAGGCGGCCATGTCCGGGTCAACGACCGCGTGGCGAAGCCGTCGACGACCGTGGCGCCCGGCGACGAGGTACGTGCCAGGCTCGGTGACCGCACCCGCATCGTCGAGGTCGTGCGCGTCATCCAGAAACGGGTCGGCGCGGCCGACGCCGTGACCTGCTACCTCGATCGCAGTCCAGCCCTACCGCCGGCGGTGACAGTGCCCGTCGCGGTCCGTGACCGGGGTGCCGGACGGCCGACCAAACGCGATCGCCGCCTGCTCGACAAGTGGCGGTCCGGTCAGATCTGA